One stretch of Campylobacter sp. CCS1377 DNA includes these proteins:
- a CDS encoding DedA family protein, producing MQEMLDTLLKYGYIALFFYSLGGGMVGILTAGVLSAQGHLNLSLCIALAFIANIIGSTLLFIMGKYYKKDLLPYFKNHRRKIALAMIKIRQYGNMLIVIQKFIYGLKTFIPMAAGIAKFSFLRFFIINALASAIWAVGFGYLGFAFGHIVEKIFGRLSNYPYLAPIFLILLILIFWFYLTKFSKRV from the coding sequence ATGCAAGAGATGTTAGATACTTTGTTAAAATATGGCTATATTGCTTTATTTTTTTATTCTTTAGGCGGAGGTATGGTTGGAATTTTAACAGCCGGAGTATTGAGTGCACAAGGACATCTTAATCTTTCTTTATGTATAGCACTTGCATTTATAGCAAATATTATAGGTTCTACTTTGCTTTTTATTATGGGAAAATATTATAAAAAAGATCTTCTACCTTATTTTAAAAATCATCGGCGAAAAATTGCTTTGGCGATGATTAAGATAAGGCAATACGGAAACATGCTGATTGTCATTCAAAAATTTATTTATGGCTTAAAAACTTTTATTCCTATGGCTGCAGGAATTGCCAAATTTAGTTTTTTAAGATTTTTTATTATTAATGCATTGGCAAGTGCTATATGGGCGGTAGGTTTTGGATATTTAGGTTTTGCTTTTGGGCATATTGTAGAAAAAATATTTGGAAGATTATCTAATTATCCTTATTTGGCTCCTATATTTTTAATCTTGCTTATTTTAATATTTTGGTTTTATTTAACAAAATTTTCAAAGAGGGTTTAA
- a CDS encoding ComEC/Rec2 family competence protein, whose product MKNFLILIGFCLCIFIFNLFYEYQNFLNFKQNKHQTLSGVKVLQSYEKTRNNKVYKVFKLQNSQFTFYTTSYKKDLDLKKYQEIKLRVINTNVSFKDYLSKNFYMPSYDISIENSQTTPRNQLIAYFLNQHQNEKIKELFGALFFALPVSKELRNDVNHYGIAHLIAISGYHIALIFSLIFFLLSPIYGFFQKRYFPYRNLKLDLSVFIFILLFLYGFMIGFVPSFIRSLIMALWGFYLIAKNVKILSFHNLFMSIIFCICLFPQLLFSLGFLFSIMGVFFIFLYLHHFSKYFNNFFNVIFLNIWTFFAMIIPVLYFFPLISYQQLLAIILSFAFVIFYPLSLFLHIIGFGGFFDEYLQSFLNLKFYASNFFLHGKYFYSYIFLSFLSIFNKYLALFIISLNFLPFILLLF is encoded by the coding sequence ATTAAAAATTTTCTTATTTTAATTGGCTTCTGTCTTTGTATTTTTATTTTTAATCTTTTCTATGAGTATCAAAATTTCCTAAATTTTAAACAAAACAAACATCAAACCTTAAGTGGTGTTAAAGTTTTGCAAAGCTATGAAAAAACACGCAATAACAAAGTATATAAAGTTTTTAAATTGCAGAATTCTCAATTTACTTTTTACACCACAAGCTACAAAAAAGATTTAGATCTAAAAAAATACCAAGAAATTAAACTCCGTGTAATTAATACCAATGTAAGTTTTAAAGATTATTTATCTAAAAATTTTTATATGCCAAGTTATGATATTAGCATTGAAAATTCACAAACAACACCTAGAAATCAACTCATTGCATATTTTTTAAACCAACATCAAAATGAGAAAATTAAAGAATTATTCGGAGCATTATTTTTCGCCCTACCAGTATCAAAAGAACTAAGAAATGATGTAAATCACTACGGCATAGCACATTTAATCGCTATCAGCGGCTATCACATCGCCTTGATTTTTAGTTTAATATTCTTTCTTTTAAGCCCTATTTATGGTTTTTTTCAAAAAAGATATTTTCCTTATAGAAATTTAAAACTGGATCTTAGTGTATTTATTTTTATTTTGCTATTTTTATACGGTTTTATGATAGGCTTTGTGCCCTCTTTTATAAGATCTTTGATAATGGCTTTGTGGGGTTTTTATTTAATAGCAAAAAATGTCAAAATTCTTAGTTTTCACAATCTTTTTATGAGTATCATATTTTGCATTTGTCTTTTTCCGCAACTTCTTTTTAGTTTAGGATTTTTATTTTCTATTATGGGAGTGTTTTTTATCTTTTTGTATTTACATCATTTTTCAAAATATTTTAACAATTTTTTCAATGTCATATTTTTAAATATCTGGACTTTTTTTGCAATGATTATTCCAGTTTTATATTTTTTTCCTTTGATTTCTTATCAGCAGCTTCTTGCTATTATTTTAAGCTTTGCATTTGTGATATTTTATCCGCTAAGCCTTTTTTTACATATTATTGGCTTTGGAGGTTTTTTTGATGAGTATTTGCAAAGCTTTTTGAATTTAAAATTTTATGCAAGTAATTTTTTTCTTCATGGCAAATATTTTTATAGCTATATTTTTCTTAGTTTTCTTAGTATTTTTAATAAATATCTAGCTCTTTTTATTATTTCTCTTAATTTTTTGCCCTTCATTTTGCTTTTGTTCTAA
- a CDS encoding YihY/virulence factor BrkB family protein — MLNWRKLWTFLLAFRDKEILNYSAALSFYTILSLIPILFVCFSAFTQIPSFDGYYDKVKQLIFTFLIPAQQDMVAGYLDTFLKNSVNLGIVGLIAMAFTSLAFFSGYDFVVNKITKSEPRTLWQSVSSYWTLLTLVPLGLGLSFYISAYIQKTLDDWQIGFNIFEFLPYIIIWALFFISYSSSIAKGDLKILLISTFFSSMVWYISKNLFVYYIVYNKTYTNVYGSFSTILFFFIWIYISWVIYLFGLKTYHYLNQNLEQKQNEGQKIKRNNKKS, encoded by the coding sequence ATGTTAAATTGGCGTAAATTATGGACTTTTTTGCTTGCATTTAGAGATAAAGAAATTCTAAATTATTCGGCGGCTTTAAGTTTTTATACTATTTTGTCTTTAATACCTATTTTATTTGTGTGTTTTTCTGCTTTTACGCAAATTCCAAGTTTTGATGGGTATTATGACAAAGTCAAACAATTGATTTTTACTTTTCTTATTCCTGCGCAGCAAGATATGGTTGCTGGATATTTAGATACTTTTTTAAAAAATAGCGTAAATTTAGGCATAGTAGGTCTTATAGCTATGGCTTTTACTTCTTTAGCCTTTTTTTCGGGTTATGATTTTGTGGTTAATAAAATCACAAAAAGCGAACCGCGCACCCTTTGGCAAAGTGTGAGTTCGTATTGGACCTTGCTAACTCTTGTACCACTTGGCTTAGGACTTAGTTTTTACATTTCTGCCTATATACAAAAAACCTTGGATGATTGGCAGATTGGTTTTAATATTTTTGAATTTTTACCTTATATTATCATTTGGGCTTTGTTTTTTATTTCATATTCGAGTTCTATTGCTAAGGGGGATTTGAAAATTTTGCTTATTAGCACTTTTTTTAGTTCCATGGTTTGGTATATTAGCAAGAATTTATTTGTTTATTATATAGTGTATAATAAAACTTATACCAATGTTTATGGATCTTTTTCGACTATACTTTTCTTTTTTATTTGGATTTATATTTCTTGGGTTATTTATCTTTTCGGTTTAAAAACTTATCATTATTTGAATCAAAATTTAGAACAAAAGCAAAATGAAGGGCAAAAAATTAAGAGAAATAATAAAAAGAGCTAG
- a CDS encoding FAD-linked oxidase C-terminal domain-containing protein: MKNEHQLFFKKLLGEENAYFDDIHKRAYSYDATRRHYLPDGVLFPRNEEDISKILKYCNENNIIIIPRGSGSGFTGGALAVNGGVVLSFEKHMNKILEIDLENLVAVVQPGVINMALQKEVAKYGLFYPPDPASMEYSSLGGNVSENAGGMRAAKYGITKDYVMALRAVLPNGEIIRAGKRTIKDVAGYNLAGILIASEGSLAVLSEITLKLIALPKYKKTAFGIFPSVQSAMNAVYQSLAKGVTPVSMEFLDNLSIRAVESKFNKGLPVDAGAILIADVDGNVENALEQDLEILKENFLKAGASEFKIAKDEQEAADIWFARRNCSQSIAMYGTLKLNEDITVPRSKLPALLEGIDKVSKKYGFKIPCFGHTGDGNVHTNVMVPDKNDEEQVKKGHEAITEIFKLTVELGGTLSGEHGIGISKAPFMNLAFSEAEMELMRNIKKAFDPNNILNPFKMGL; encoded by the coding sequence ATGAAAAATGAGCACCAATTATTTTTTAAAAAGCTTTTAGGCGAAGAAAATGCGTATTTTGATGATATTCATAAAAGAGCATATAGCTATGATGCGACTAGAAGGCATTATTTACCCGATGGAGTACTATTTCCAAGAAATGAAGAAGATATTAGTAAAATTTTAAAATATTGCAACGAAAATAATATCATCATCATCCCTAGAGGTTCAGGCTCTGGTTTTACAGGTGGGGCTTTGGCGGTAAATGGTGGTGTTGTTTTAAGCTTTGAAAAGCACATGAATAAAATTTTAGAAATTGATCTTGAAAATTTAGTTGCCGTAGTCCAGCCTGGTGTGATTAATATGGCTTTGCAAAAAGAAGTGGCCAAATATGGACTTTTTTATCCGCCTGATCCTGCAAGTATGGAGTATTCTAGTTTGGGTGGAAATGTAAGTGAAAATGCAGGTGGAATGAGAGCGGCAAAATACGGCATTACAAAAGATTATGTGATGGCTTTAAGAGCGGTTTTGCCAAATGGAGAGATCATCCGTGCAGGCAAACGCACGATTAAAGATGTGGCAGGATATAATTTAGCAGGGATTTTAATCGCAAGTGAAGGATCTTTGGCAGTGCTTAGTGAAATCACTTTAAAACTTATTGCTTTACCAAAATACAAAAAAACAGCCTTTGGGATCTTTCCAAGTGTCCAAAGTGCGATGAATGCGGTTTATCAAAGCCTTGCTAAAGGTGTAACTCCTGTATCTATGGAATTTTTGGATAATCTTAGTATTAGAGCAGTTGAGAGTAAATTTAATAAAGGTTTGCCAGTTGATGCAGGAGCGATTTTAATCGCTGATGTGGATGGTAATGTAGAAAATGCCTTAGAGCAAGATTTGGAAATTTTAAAAGAGAATTTTTTAAAAGCAGGGGCTAGCGAATTTAAAATAGCAAAAGATGAGCAAGAAGCAGCTGATATTTGGTTTGCTAGAAGAAATTGTTCTCAAAGTATTGCTATGTATGGCACTTTAAAGCTTAATGAAGATATAACAGTACCTAGATCAAAACTCCCAGCTTTACTTGAAGGTATCGATAAGGTTTCTAAAAAATATGGTTTTAAAATCCCTTGTTTTGGCCATACAGGCGATGGAAATGTGCATACAAATGTTATGGTTCCAGATAAAAATGATGAAGAGCAGGTAAAAAAAGGGCATGAGGCTATCACTGAAATTTTTAAACTTACCGTAGAACTTGGTGGGACTTTAAGTGGTGAGCATGGCATAGGCATCTCAAAAGCACCTTTTATGAATTTAGCTTTTAGTGAAGCTGAAATGGAGCTTATGAGAAATATTAAAAAAGCATTTGATCCAAATAATATATTAAATCCTTTTAAAATGGGGCTTTGA
- a CDS encoding plasminogen-binding N-terminal domain-containing protein: MFRILAFSIFIVSALFGGNFDLKTYKSQLLKVEDIYAYIKDDEAIKIGSSGVVSHQFKSSTSIIARAVVIEKKDGLAKLEFRVFDMLEQNALPVPGIIPEKGDEVTLNFLYNRALIIAPDKQSYDYISAQFPELYFVHPDIFGAYLIQNFELGPKRSSFRGFCSKNAVGIIIFTLDEKAQIVDCQDFNVLQEVSIPKASELQTPFYSRISGYKTHIFDFEAQEVKDYYKYYDVLINLPKVLKDEK; this comes from the coding sequence TTGTTTAGAATTTTAGCATTTAGTATTTTTATTGTCAGTGCGTTATTTGGAGGTAATTTTGATTTAAAAACTTATAAAAGTCAATTACTTAAAGTGGAAGATATTTATGCTTATATTAAAGATGATGAAGCTATAAAAATAGGCTCAAGCGGGGTTGTTTCTCACCAGTTTAAAAGTTCAACTTCTATTATTGCTCGTGCTGTTGTGATTGAAAAAAAAGATGGTTTGGCTAAACTTGAATTTAGAGTATTTGATATGTTAGAGCAAAACGCATTACCTGTGCCTGGGATTATTCCTGAAAAAGGCGATGAGGTGACATTAAATTTTCTTTATAACAGGGCTTTGATTATTGCTCCTGATAAGCAAAGTTATGATTATATTAGTGCACAATTTCCAGAATTATATTTTGTTCATCCCGACATTTTTGGTGCTTATTTGATACAAAATTTTGAATTAGGTCCAAAAAGATCAAGTTTTAGAGGATTTTGTTCTAAAAATGCTGTTGGGATAATTATCTTCACCTTAGATGAAAAAGCACAAATTGTGGATTGTCAAGATTTTAATGTTTTACAAGAGGTGAGTATTCCAAAGGCTAGTGAATTGCAAACTCCTTTTTACTCACGAATTTCTGGCTATAAGACTCATATTTTTGATTTTGAAGCCCAAGAAGTAAAAGATTATTATAAATACTATGATGTTTTAATCAATCTTCCTAAGGTTTTAAAAGATGAAAAATGA
- a CDS encoding peptidoglycan DD-metalloendopeptidase family protein, with translation MKKIIVLLILCLSKIFAAVSVEELNWANGETFLNFLYKNSLPLSLYYNLEREDQELVTEILSDTKFYILKNDKNELEQVLIPISDDLQIHIYKDKDNKYTLNFSPISYESETKILKLKVQTSAYVDVLKQSASPALARAMVRAYRGSVDFINMQKDDEVILYYEQKRRLGNIFGDIKIKMASVQINKKAHNIYFYNDTYYNELGKEIESFLLAKPVEYTRISSHFSPARFHPVLKRYRAHLGVDYAAPTGTPVKSAGNGKITFVGTKGGYGKVVQVKHDSGYMTLYAHLSRFGKIKTGQSVKKGQVIAYVGSTGMSTGPHLHFGLYLNNKAINPLSVVKITKEQLKGQEKQNFVQAVKEYESFVENQIQNENFTPIKEEKFDSFIAF, from the coding sequence ATGAAAAAAATTATCGTTTTATTAATATTATGCTTAAGTAAAATTTTTGCTGCAGTAAGCGTTGAGGAATTAAACTGGGCAAATGGTGAAACTTTTTTAAACTTTTTATACAAAAATTCACTCCCATTATCTTTATATTACAATCTTGAAAGAGAAGATCAAGAATTAGTAACTGAAATTTTAAGTGATACAAAATTTTATATTTTAAAAAATGATAAAAACGAGCTAGAACAAGTTTTGATTCCTATCAGTGATGATTTGCAAATTCACATTTATAAAGACAAAGATAATAAATATACTTTAAATTTCTCACCCATTTCTTATGAAAGTGAAACCAAAATCTTAAAACTCAAAGTCCAAACTTCAGCTTATGTTGATGTATTAAAACAGAGTGCAAGCCCAGCACTTGCAAGAGCTATGGTGAGAGCTTACCGCGGGAGTGTGGATTTTATCAATATGCAAAAAGATGATGAAGTGATATTGTATTACGAGCAAAAAAGAAGATTGGGAAATATTTTTGGCGATATTAAAATCAAAATGGCAAGCGTACAAATCAATAAAAAAGCGCATAATATATATTTTTACAATGATACTTATTATAATGAATTAGGCAAAGAAATTGAATCTTTCTTGCTTGCAAAACCCGTAGAATACACAAGAATCTCTTCTCATTTTAGCCCCGCAAGATTTCACCCTGTTTTAAAACGATACAGAGCACATCTAGGCGTGGATTATGCGGCACCAACAGGAACTCCTGTAAAAAGTGCTGGAAATGGAAAAATTACCTTTGTGGGTACAAAAGGAGGTTATGGCAAAGTAGTGCAAGTAAAACATGATTCTGGTTATATGACTTTATACGCACACTTGAGTCGTTTTGGAAAAATCAAAACAGGACAAAGTGTAAAAAAAGGACAAGTTATCGCCTATGTAGGCTCTACTGGAATGAGTACTGGACCTCATCTTCATTTTGGCTTATACTTAAATAATAAAGCCATTAATCCACTTTCTGTTGTTAAAATCACTAAAGAACAATTAAAAGGGCAAGAAAAGCAAAATTTTGTTCAAGCAGTTAAAGAATACGAAAGCTTTGTTGAAAACCAAATTCAAAATGAAAATTTTACCCCAATTAAAGAAGAAAAATTTGATAGTTTTATAGCTTTTTGA
- the raiA gene encoding ribosome-associated translation inhibitor RaiA, which produces MNTSIVGKQFHLSDAIKEYVEKSFDALTKYNLDLISIRCVLAADEKHGKKGFWAEFNINLAGHDTIVVKQKDKDLYAAIDLAIERLSKILRRTHDKNVTHKNQDEIKEAPISSFVEEDEIVPVELDLYKPLEIDEALERLKASNDIFLVFNDTEAKMRVLFKKKDGKFGLF; this is translated from the coding sequence ATGAATACTAGCATAGTAGGAAAACAATTCCATCTTAGTGATGCCATTAAAGAATATGTAGAAAAAAGCTTTGATGCTCTCACAAAATACAATCTCGATCTTATTTCTATTAGATGTGTTTTGGCCGCAGATGAAAAACATGGTAAAAAGGGTTTTTGGGCTGAATTTAATATCAACCTTGCAGGACATGATACCATAGTTGTAAAACAAAAAGATAAAGATCTTTACGCTGCGATTGATTTAGCTATTGAGAGATTATCAAAAATTTTAAGACGCACTCATGATAAAAATGTAACCCACAAAAACCAAGATGAAATTAAAGAAGCCCCTATTTCAAGTTTTGTAGAAGAAGATGAAATAGTTCCAGTTGAGCTTGATTTATATAAGCCACTTGAAATTGACGAAGCTTTAGAAAGATTAAAAGCAAGCAATGATATATTTTTAGTCTTTAATGATACAGAAGCTAAAATGAGAGTTTTATTTAAGAAAAAAGATGGCAAATTTGGTTTGTTTTAA
- the groES gene encoding co-chaperone GroES produces MNFQPLGKRILVKRLEETNTTASGIIIPDNAKEKPLKGEVIAVSKELDNIKSGDQVVFAKYGGTEIKLDNNEYLVLNIDDILGILN; encoded by the coding sequence ATGAATTTTCAACCTCTTGGAAAGCGTATTTTGGTAAAACGCTTAGAAGAAACCAATACAACAGCTTCTGGCATTATTATACCAGATAATGCTAAAGAAAAACCTCTTAAAGGTGAAGTTATTGCAGTAAGCAAAGAACTTGACAATATCAAAAGTGGAGATCAAGTTGTTTTCGCAAAATACGGCGGAACTGAAATCAAACTTGACAATAACGAGTATCTTGTTTTAAACATTGATGATATTTTAGGAATTTTAAACTAA
- the groL gene encoding chaperonin GroEL (60 kDa chaperone family; promotes refolding of misfolded polypeptides especially under stressful conditions; forms two stacked rings of heptamers to form a barrel-shaped 14mer; ends can be capped by GroES; misfolded proteins enter the barrel where they are refolded when GroES binds): MAKEIIFSDEARNKLYEGVKKLNDAVKVTMGPRGRNVLIQKSFGAPTITKDGVSVAKEVELKDSLENMGASLVREVASKTADQAGDGTTTATVLAHAIFKEGLRNITAGANPIEVKRGMDKACEAIISELKILSREVKDKKEIAQVATISANSDEKIGNLIADAMEKVGKDGVITVEEAKSINDELNVVEGMQFDRGYLSPYFITNAEKMQVELSNPYILLFDKKISNLKDLLPVLEQIQKTGKPLLIIAEDIEGEALATLVVNKLRGVLNISAVKAPGFGDRRKAMLEDIAILTGGEVISDELGRTLESATIEDLGQASSVIIDKDNTTIVNGAGEKASIDARINQIKAQIAETTSDYDREKLQERLAKLSGGVALIKVGAATETEMKEKKDRVDDALSATKAAVEEGIVIGGGAALIKAKSKIKLNLQGDEAIGAAIVERALRAPLRQIAENAGFDAGVVVNTVENSKDENVGFDAAKGEYVNMLESGIIDPVKVERVALLNAVSVASMLLTTEATISEIKEDKPAMPDMSAMGGMGGMGGMM, from the coding sequence ATGGCAAAAGAAATTATTTTTTCAGATGAAGCAAGAAACAAACTTTACGAAGGCGTTAAAAAACTAAATGACGCAGTAAAAGTTACTATGGGACCACGCGGACGCAATGTTTTGATCCAAAAAAGCTTTGGCGCTCCAACTATCACAAAAGACGGTGTAAGTGTAGCTAAAGAAGTAGAGCTTAAAGACAGTCTTGAAAATATGGGTGCTTCTTTAGTAAGAGAAGTAGCAAGCAAAACTGCCGATCAAGCAGGTGATGGCACAACCACAGCTACTGTTTTAGCTCATGCGATTTTTAAAGAAGGTTTAAGAAATATCACAGCAGGAGCAAATCCTATCGAAGTAAAACGCGGTATGGATAAGGCTTGCGAAGCTATCATTAGTGAATTAAAAATTCTTTCACGCGAAGTAAAAGATAAAAAAGAAATCGCACAAGTTGCAACAATTTCAGCAAATTCTGATGAAAAAATCGGAAATTTAATCGCTGATGCAATGGAAAAAGTAGGCAAAGACGGCGTTATTACCGTTGAAGAAGCAAAATCAATTAATGATGAGTTAAATGTAGTGGAAGGTATGCAATTTGATAGAGGTTATCTAAGCCCTTATTTCATCACAAATGCAGAAAAAATGCAAGTAGAGCTTTCAAATCCATATATTTTACTTTTTGACAAAAAAATATCAAATTTAAAAGATTTATTGCCAGTTTTAGAACAAATTCAAAAAACAGGTAAACCACTTTTAATCATTGCTGAAGATATCGAAGGTGAGGCGTTGGCAACTTTAGTTGTAAATAAATTAAGAGGTGTGTTAAATATCTCTGCAGTAAAAGCACCTGGCTTTGGTGATAGAAGAAAGGCTATGCTTGAAGATATCGCGATTTTAACAGGCGGGGAAGTAATTTCTGATGAACTTGGTAGAACGCTTGAAAGTGCTACAATAGAAGATCTTGGACAAGCTTCAAGTGTGATTATCGATAAAGATAATACTACTATCGTAAATGGTGCAGGCGAAAAAGCTAGTATTGATGCAAGAATCAATCAAATTAAAGCACAAATTGCTGAAACCACTTCAGATTATGATAGAGAAAAACTACAAGAAAGACTTGCAAAATTAAGCGGTGGTGTTGCGCTAATCAAAGTAGGTGCAGCAACTGAAACAGAAATGAAAGAGAAAAAAGATCGTGTTGATGATGCTTTAAGTGCGACTAAAGCAGCAGTCGAAGAAGGTATAGTCATTGGCGGTGGCGCAGCGTTAATCAAAGCAAAATCAAAAATCAAGCTTAATTTACAAGGTGATGAAGCAATAGGAGCAGCTATTGTTGAAAGAGCTTTAAGAGCACCTCTAAGACAAATCGCTGAAAATGCAGGATTTGATGCTGGTGTGGTTGTAAATACTGTAGAAAATAGCAAAGATGAAAATGTAGGATTTGACGCTGCAAAAGGCGAGTATGTTAATATGCTTGAAAGCGGAATTATTGATCCTGTTAAAGTAGAAAGAGTAGCTTTGCTTAACGCAGTTTCAGTAGCTAGCATGCTTTTAACAACAGAAGCTACAATTAGCGAAATCAAAGAAGATAAACCTGCAATGCCTGATATGAGTGCTATGGGCGGAATGGGTGGTATGGGCGGAATGATGTAA
- a CDS encoding glycosyltransferase, with translation MNLQKISVIIIVKNAQDTLRECLNSLKDFGEIVLLNNESTDDTLKIAHEFDKEFSNLYIYESKFIGFGALKNLALSYAKNEWILSIDADEILEDEAKEELKKLDLNKFNILALPRKNLYKGEWIKGCGWWPDFVLRVFNKNYTKFNDNLVHESLILPSGTQKIYLKNGLKHYAFNDISHLISKMQYYSSLWAKQNLHKNSGIFKANIRAFWTFFRNYFFKKGIFYGYKGFIISVCNALGAFFKYMKLYELKYEKPKTCALIITTYNEPKRLALVLDSVKNLSLLPNEVIIADDGSKEETRNLIKEYQKNFPCILKHSWIEDKGFRAAKSRNEAIKIAQSEYIILIDGDMILEKDFIKDHLNFSQKGVILQGSRTILEKSESEEILKKDDFKLAFNKKGLKNKKNDFLASLIYKFSKIDKKFFKKSELVKGSKTCNMSFYKSDFEAIDGFNENFVGWGREDSEFVARFLFNNGLFRRLKFNALAYHIYHEENSKNMLESNHQIYLETIKNQKISWKG, from the coding sequence ATGAACTTACAAAAAATCAGCGTTATTATCATAGTAAAAAATGCACAAGATACTTTAAGAGAATGCTTAAATTCTTTAAAAGATTTTGGAGAAATTGTGCTTTTAAACAATGAAAGCACCGATGATACTTTAAAAATTGCTCATGAATTTGACAAAGAATTTTCAAATTTATACATTTATGAAAGTAAATTCATAGGCTTTGGAGCTTTAAAAAACTTGGCTTTAAGCTATGCAAAAAACGAGTGGATTTTAAGCATAGACGCAGATGAAATTTTAGAAGATGAGGCAAAAGAAGAATTAAAAAAGCTTGATTTAAATAAATTTAACATTCTAGCCTTGCCACGCAAAAATCTTTACAAAGGCGAGTGGATAAAGGGGTGTGGGTGGTGGCCGGATTTCGTTTTAAGAGTGTTTAATAAAAATTACACTAAATTTAATGACAATTTAGTCCATGAAAGCCTTATTTTGCCAAGTGGGACGCAAAAAATTTATCTTAAAAATGGCCTAAAACATTATGCTTTTAATGATATTTCTCATTTAATTAGCAAAATGCAGTATTACTCAAGCCTTTGGGCTAAGCAAAATTTACACAAAAATAGCGGAATTTTTAAGGCAAATATCAGAGCTTTTTGGACTTTTTTTAGGAATTATTTCTTTAAAAAAGGGATATTTTATGGTTATAAGGGCTTTATAATTAGCGTTTGTAATGCTTTAGGAGCTTTTTTTAAATACATGAAACTTTATGAATTAAAATACGAAAAGCCAAAAACTTGTGCTTTAATCATCACTACTTATAACGAGCCAAAACGCCTTGCTTTGGTGCTTGATAGTGTAAAAAATTTAAGCCTTTTACCAAATGAAGTCATCATCGCCGATGATGGAAGCAAGGAAGAAACAAGGAATTTAATCAAAGAATATCAAAAAAATTTCCCTTGTATTTTAAAGCATTCTTGGATCGAAGATAAAGGCTTTCGTGCAGCAAAAAGTCGCAATGAAGCCATAAAAATCGCACAAAGTGAGTATATTATTTTAATCGATGGGGATATGATTTTAGAAAAAGATTTTATAAAAGATCATTTAAATTTCTCCCAAAAAGGTGTGATTTTACAAGGCTCTAGGACTATTTTAGAGAAAAGCGAAAGTGAAGAAATTTTAAAAAAAGATGATTTTAAACTTGCTTTTAATAAAAAAGGTTTAAAAAATAAAAAAAATGATTTTTTAGCCAGTTTAATCTATAAATTTTCAAAAATCGATAAAAAATTTTTCAAAAAATCAGAGCTTGTGAAAGGTAGCAAGACTTGCAATATGAGCTTTTATAAAAGTGACTTCGAGGCAATTGATGGTTTTAATGAAAATTTTGTTGGTTGGGGCAGAGAAGATAGTGAGTTTGTAGCTAGATTTTTATTTAATAATGGCTTATTTAGACGCCTTAAATTTAATGCCCTAGCTTATCATATATACCATGAAGAAAATAGCAAAAATATGCTAGAAAGCAATCATCAAATTTACTTAGAGACTATCAAAAATCAAAAAATTTCCTGGAAAGGTTAA